The genomic region GCCTCGAAGGCGGTCTGCTGATCCTGGCTGAGTTCGGTCATGATGGTCTCCTTCTGCAGCGCCGCGAGCCTGATCAGAGGCTCCAGGACGCTGCAGCACTTTGAATTGCTGCATGTTCTACCCTTAAATCGGAGCGATTCAAGGAAGCATGCAGGGTCAGTCGTCGCAAGCGCCCGTGCGCGAGGGGTGGCGCTGATAGTCGTGCAGCGTCGGCAAACCGTTGAGTTCCGCCAGGATGGGGGCAAGACGCCGGGCCCAGGCGGCGACGCCGGCCGGCTCGGCGATCAGGTCCTGGCGGATCTCGATCAGCGCATGGGCAATGCCTGGGGTCATGCAATGGCGATACATGGTATCGCCGCGCAGCGCGCCATCATAGGGCTCGTTGTTACCGACGACGATATCGTCTGTTGCTTCGAGCCGTTCGATCAACGGAAACACAGCGCGCGGATCGTTGTCCCAGAGCACTGCGGCGTGCCACGGCCGGGCGACACCCTTCCAAGCCGGCGTGAAGGAATGAAGCGAGATGACCAGCGGCGCCTTGCCGCCTGCCGCCGCGGCTCGTGCGATGGTTTCGGAAACGGCGCGGTGGTAGGGGCGATGGAAGCGGTTGAGCCTGTTCTCCCATTCCTCGTCGGTGATCGGATGATTGCCCGGGATGATCGCACCGTCTGAGATCTTCATGATCAGCGTCGGGTCGTCTTCGCCGCGGTTCGGATCGATCAGCAGCCGCGAGAAGCAACCGAGCACGGCCGGCGCATCAAGTGCTGCGGCCAGTTCCCGTGTAAGCGGCTCGACGCCGATGTCATAAGCAATGTGCCGGGTGAAGGCGCTGTCGGGCAGCCCAAGCTTGCCATATTCTGGCGGAAGACGATTCATGGCGTGGTCGGCTAGAAGAACGAGACCATTCGCCGGATTGCCTTCAATGATCTCGTAAGGGGAATAGTGCTGCATGCCGCTCCTGCTTGATCCGCGAACGCCGGCTCGTGATCGCATGCGCAACGGCCGTTCGCAAGAAAAAGGCGAAACACTTGTGCTTCTTGTCACCAGAATGCCAATTGTAATCGATTAGTGTTGCGTTGACTTTCGGGGCTGGGCATCGCAAGAAAGTGCCACGCAAATCAAAACGGAGTTCCGTTGGAAGCCGTGTCGAGATATCCTTTTTCCAAAGCGAAAACGCGCCTGGGAACGTTCTGGGCCACCCTCCTGTTTTTGTTGGCAACCTCCACGTCGTTCATGGTCGCTGACGAGGCTCGTGCCGATTTTCGTGTCTGCAACGGCACGCAAACCCTGGTTGGCGTGGCGATCGGCTACCGCGCCAAGGAAGGCTGGGTGACGGAAGGCTGGTGGCAGGTGCCGGCAACGACCTGCGCAACCCTGATCGAGGGCGAACTTCAATCCAGATACTATTATCTCTACGCGGAAGATGCGGCTCGTGGCGGCCGCTGGACCGGCGAGGTCAACATGTGCGTCGCCGAAAACGAGTTCAAGATCACCGGCGTGCAGGATTGCTTCGCGCGCGGCTTCCAGCGCATGGGATTCAAGGAATACGACACGGGGCGGCAGGGCAGCTGGATGGTTCAGCTTTCCGACACGCCCGGCACGCAGGAAAGCCAGAATTGATGAAGCGGAACAGAAAAGTCAAAATCCTCGCCACGCTCGGACCGTCGTCGGCCGACGAGCAGATGATCCAGAGGCTGCATGAGGCGGGAGCCGATCTGTTCCGTATCAACATGAGCCATGCGAGCCACGACGTCATGCGCTCGTTGATCGAGAAGATCCGTAGTGTCGAATCCCGTTGCGGCCGACCGATCGGCATTCTCGCCGACCTGCAGGGTCCCAAGCTGCGCGTCGGTAAGTTCGCCGAGGGCAAGGTCGAGCTCAAGATCGGGCAGACCTTCACGCTCGACAACAAGGAGATCCCCGGCGACAACACCCGCGTCTATCTTCCGCATCCGGAAATTCTTGAGGCGGTCAAACCCGGCGATCGCCTGCTGATCGACGACGGCAAGCTGCACCTCAGGGCCGAGAAAACGGACGGCAAGAGCATTGTCACGACCGTTGTCTCCGGTACGAGGATATCGGACCGCAAGGGCGTGAGCTTGCCCGACACGCTGCTCGGCGTCGGCGCGCTGACGGAGAAGGACCGCGTCGATCTCGACGCCGTGCTGGCGACAGGGCAGGTCGACTGGGTGGCGCTCTCCTTCATCCAGAGGCCGGAAGATCTCGCCGAAGTCCGCAAGATTGCCCGCGGCCGGGTCGGCCTGATGTCGAAGATCGAAAAGCCGCAGGCGATCGAACGCATCGACGAGATCATCGAGCTTTCGGACGCGCTGATGGTGGCGCGCGGAGACCTCGGCGTGGAGATGCCGCTTGAATCCGTGCCCGGCCTGCAGAAGCAACTGACGCGCGCCTGTCGGCGGGCCGGCAAGCCAGTGGTCGTCGCCACTCAGATGCTGGAGTCGATGATTTCCTCGCCGGTTCCGACCCGTGCGGAAGTGTCCGACGTGGCGACGGCAGTGTTCGAGGGCGCCGACGCCGTGATGCTTTCGGCCGAGTCCGCCTCCGGCGAGTATCCGGTCGAGGCGGTATCGACCATGGCCTCGATCGCGAGCAACGTCGAGCGCGATCCGCATTATCCGGGCATTATCTATGCGCAGCGCACGCCGCCTGAGGCGACCGGCGCCGACGCGATTTCGCTCGCTGCTCACCAGATCGCCGAAACGCTGAGGCTCGCGGCGATCGTCACCTATACGTCGTCAGGCGCAACGGGCCTGCGCGCTGCGCGCGAGCGGCCGCAGGTGCCGGTCATCGCGCTGTCGCCGATCGTCGAGACGGCAAGGCGCCTGTCGGTCGTCTGGGGTCTGCACTGTGTCGTCACCGAGGATGCGAAAGATCTCGACGACATGGTCAACCGGGCCTGCCGCATCGTCGCGACGGAGGGTTTCGGGAAGCCGGGCGACCGCATCATCATCTCCGCCGGTGTCCCGCTCGGAACGCCGGGTGCCACCAACATGCTGCGCATCGCCTATATCGGCTCGGATGGACTTACCGGCGTATAGGACTTCTCCTGCATTGAAGCGTCGTTGACCGCGAGGCGGGCTTCCGCCAGCCGCGCTGCCTCCTGGAGGTCGCGCGGCTTGCCTGCCAGTTTCTCGATCGCCGCAACGACGACATCGGTCACCACGTAATCCGGCTTGTGGCCGAGATTGGCGATCCATAATAGCTCCGATCCGGCAATGTCGCGCGCAAGGCCGCGCGCATGGACATCGGCCAGAACGATGGCGTCGCTGTCGCCGGTGATGACGACCGTCGGTGCAGCGATCTCGGCATAGCGCGGAGAGACACGCGTCACATAGGCGTGCAAGTTGGCAACGTCGATCGCATTGTTGAGAAAGGTCGTCGGCCGCAGCACCAGATGCGGAGCCGTCTTGCCGATGTAATCCAGCGGGCGCTCATTGGGCGAGAAGATCGAGCGCGTAGCGCTGTCGATGCGGCGCAGGCCGAGCGGGGTGGCGACCGTATGGGCGAAGAGCCAGCCGAGACAAGGCAGCGTCGCCAACGAGAAGTACCAGTCGATTCCGCCAGGCCAGGGATGCGTCGCCGGTGCGAGAAGAACGACTCCCATGGTTCGTTCAGGGTGACGGAGCGCAAAACTTGCAGCAATTGCAGCGCCGAAGGAATGGCCGACGACGATGGCGCGATCGATGCCGCGTCTCTCCATCAGTCTGGCGATCGCTTCCGCCT from Sinorhizobium garamanticum harbors:
- a CDS encoding alpha/beta fold hydrolase, yielding MLAALLLLATLTITSVGYSVWQARRISALFPNLGDLVDVGGFRMNCVHVDAPGSPDLPPIVFIHGAGGNLLDQMHAFRPVLEGRAELLFVDRPGHGYSERGGTVNGLPDGQAEAIARLMERRGIDRAIVVGHSFGAAIAASFALRHPERTMGVVLLAPATHPWPGGIDWYFSLATLPCLGWLFAHTVATPLGLRRIDSATRSIFSPNERPLDYIGKTAPHLVLRPTTFLNNAIDVANLHAYVTRVSPRYAEIAAPTVVITGDSDAIVLADVHARGLARDIAGSELLWIANLGHKPDYVVTDVVVAAIEKLAGKPRDLQEAARLAEARLAVNDASMQEKSYTPVSPSEPI
- a CDS encoding N-formylglutamate amidohydrolase, producing MQHYSPYEIIEGNPANGLVLLADHAMNRLPPEYGKLGLPDSAFTRHIAYDIGVEPLTRELAAALDAPAVLGCFSRLLIDPNRGEDDPTLIMKISDGAIIPGNHPITDEEWENRLNRFHRPYHRAVSETIARAAAAGGKAPLVISLHSFTPAWKGVARPWHAAVLWDNDPRAVFPLIERLEATDDIVVGNNEPYDGALRGDTMYRHCMTPGIAHALIEIRQDLIAEPAGVAAWARRLAPILAELNGLPTLHDYQRHPSRTGACDD
- the pyk gene encoding pyruvate kinase, producing MKRNRKVKILATLGPSSADEQMIQRLHEAGADLFRINMSHASHDVMRSLIEKIRSVESRCGRPIGILADLQGPKLRVGKFAEGKVELKIGQTFTLDNKEIPGDNTRVYLPHPEILEAVKPGDRLLIDDGKLHLRAEKTDGKSIVTTVVSGTRISDRKGVSLPDTLLGVGALTEKDRVDLDAVLATGQVDWVALSFIQRPEDLAEVRKIARGRVGLMSKIEKPQAIERIDEIIELSDALMVARGDLGVEMPLESVPGLQKQLTRACRRAGKPVVVATQMLESMISSPVPTRAEVSDVATAVFEGADAVMLSAESASGEYPVEAVSTMASIASNVERDPHYPGIIYAQRTPPEATGADAISLAAHQIAETLRLAAIVTYTSSGATGLRAARERPQVPVIALSPIVETARRLSVVWGLHCVVTEDAKDLDDMVNRACRIVATEGFGKPGDRIIISAGVPLGTPGATNMLRIAYIGSDGLTGV